A genome region from Columba livia isolate bColLiv1 breed racing homer chromosome 2, bColLiv1.pat.W.v2, whole genome shotgun sequence includes the following:
- the TUBB6 gene encoding tubulin beta-6 chain isoform X1: MREIVHIQAGQCGNQIGTKFWEVISDEHGIDPAGGYVGDSALQLERINVYYNESSSQKFVPRAVLVDLEPGTMDSVRSGPFGQLFRPDNFIFGQTGAGNNWAKGHYTEGAELVDSVLDVVRKECEHCDCLQGFQLTHSLGGGTGSGMGTLLISKIREEYPDRIMNTFSVMPSPKVSDTVVEPYNATLSVHQLVENTDETYCIDNEALYDICFRTLKLTTPTYGDLNHLVSATMSGVTTSLRFPGQLNADLRKLAVNMVPFPRLHFFMPGFAPLTARGSQQYRALTVPELTQQMFDAKNMMAACDPRHGRYLTVATVFRGPMSMKEVDEQMLAIQNKNSSYFVEWIPNNVKVAVCDIPPRGLKMASTFIGNSTAIQELFKRISEQFSAMFRRKAFLHWFTGEGMDEMEFTEAESNMNDLVSEYQQYQEATANDGEEAFEDDEEEINE; this comes from the exons ATGAGGGAGATCGTGCACATCCAGGCGGGACAGTGCGGGAACCAGATCGGGACCAAG TTTTGGGAAGTGATAAGTGATGAGCATGGCATTGACCCAGCCGGAGGCTATGTCGGTGACTCAGCGCTGCAGCTGGAGAGGATCAATGTCTACTATAATGAATCATCGT CCCAGAAATTTGTACCAAGAGCAGTCTTAGTGGACTTGGAGCCGGGAACCATGGATAGTGTGCGATCTGGTCCTTTTGGTCAGCTCTTTCGGCCTGATAATTTCATCTTTG GACAAACTGGTGCAGGAAACAACTGGGCTAAAGGACACTATACAGAAGGGGCAGAGTTGGTTGATTCCGTACTTGATGTAGTAAGAAAAGAGTGTGAACACTGCGATTGCTTGCAAGGATTTCAGCTCACTCATTCCCTGGGAGGAGGGACAGGGTCTGGCATGGGAACCCTACTCATCAGCAAGATACGAGAGGAATACCCTGACAGGATAATGAATACCTTTAGTGTCATGCCTTCTCCAAAGGTTTCTGATACAGTGGTGGAGCCTTATAATGCTACACTCTCGGTCCACCAGCTGGTTGAAAATACAGATGAAACCTACTGCATTGACAATGAAGCTTTGTATGACATTTGCTTCCGCACGCTGAAGCTCACCACTCCAACATATGGTGATTTAAACCATTTGGTTTCTGCCACCATGAGCGGGGTGACTACATCCCTGCGGTTTCCAGGCCAACTAAATGCTGACCTCCGGAAGCTGGCAGTAAATATGGTCCCTTTCCCACGCCTTCATTTTTTCATGCCAGGCTTTGCTCCTCTGACAGCCCGAGGCAGCCAGCAATACCGAGCACTCACTGTTCCAGAGCTCACCCAGCAGATGTTTGATGCCAAAAATATGATGGCAGCCTGTGACCCAAGACATGGGCGATATTTGACAGTGGCTACTGTCTTCCGTGGTCCCATGTCTATGAAGGAGGTCGATGAGCAGATGTTGGCCATCCAGAACAAGAACAGCAGTTACTTTGTGGAGTGGATCCCAAATAATGTCAAGGTGGCAGTGTGTGACATACCTCCTCGTGGCCTCAAGATGGCTTCCACATTCATTGGCAACAGTACTGCTATTCAAGAGCTCTTCAAAAGGATCTCGGAGCAGTTTTCGGCCATGTTCAGGAGAAAGGCCTTTCTCCACTGGTTCACAGGAGAAGGAATGGATGAAATGGAATttacagaagcagaaagcaacaTGAATGATCTGGTTTCAGAGTATCAGCAATACCAAGAAGCAACAGCAAATGATGGAGAGGAAGCATTtgaagatgatgaagaagaAATCAATGAATAA
- the TUBB6 gene encoding tubulin beta-6 chain isoform X2 translates to MGTLLISKIREEYPDRIMNTFSVMPSPKVSDTVVEPYNATLSVHQLVENTDETYCIDNEALYDICFRTLKLTTPTYGDLNHLVSATMSGVTTSLRFPGQLNADLRKLAVNMVPFPRLHFFMPGFAPLTARGSQQYRALTVPELTQQMFDAKNMMAACDPRHGRYLTVATVFRGPMSMKEVDEQMLAIQNKNSSYFVEWIPNNVKVAVCDIPPRGLKMASTFIGNSTAIQELFKRISEQFSAMFRRKAFLHWFTGEGMDEMEFTEAESNMNDLVSEYQQYQEATANDGEEAFEDDEEEINE, encoded by the coding sequence ATGGGAACCCTACTCATCAGCAAGATACGAGAGGAATACCCTGACAGGATAATGAATACCTTTAGTGTCATGCCTTCTCCAAAGGTTTCTGATACAGTGGTGGAGCCTTATAATGCTACACTCTCGGTCCACCAGCTGGTTGAAAATACAGATGAAACCTACTGCATTGACAATGAAGCTTTGTATGACATTTGCTTCCGCACGCTGAAGCTCACCACTCCAACATATGGTGATTTAAACCATTTGGTTTCTGCCACCATGAGCGGGGTGACTACATCCCTGCGGTTTCCAGGCCAACTAAATGCTGACCTCCGGAAGCTGGCAGTAAATATGGTCCCTTTCCCACGCCTTCATTTTTTCATGCCAGGCTTTGCTCCTCTGACAGCCCGAGGCAGCCAGCAATACCGAGCACTCACTGTTCCAGAGCTCACCCAGCAGATGTTTGATGCCAAAAATATGATGGCAGCCTGTGACCCAAGACATGGGCGATATTTGACAGTGGCTACTGTCTTCCGTGGTCCCATGTCTATGAAGGAGGTCGATGAGCAGATGTTGGCCATCCAGAACAAGAACAGCAGTTACTTTGTGGAGTGGATCCCAAATAATGTCAAGGTGGCAGTGTGTGACATACCTCCTCGTGGCCTCAAGATGGCTTCCACATTCATTGGCAACAGTACTGCTATTCAAGAGCTCTTCAAAAGGATCTCGGAGCAGTTTTCGGCCATGTTCAGGAGAAAGGCCTTTCTCCACTGGTTCACAGGAGAAGGAATGGATGAAATGGAATttacagaagcagaaagcaacaTGAATGATCTGGTTTCAGAGTATCAGCAATACCAAGAAGCAACAGCAAATGATGGAGAGGAAGCATTtgaagatgatgaagaagaAATCAATGAATAA